One Cohnella candidum genomic region harbors:
- a CDS encoding SOS response-associated peptidase, with product MCGRYTITITLEELMMRYFADLPATPFELPRFNVAPTQMVPAVVHDGERNRLGLLKWGLIPPWAEEEKIGSRMINARAETLEEKPAYRNAFRRKRCLIPADGFYEWKSAPGGGKRPYRIVLRSGGVFSMAGLYETWTAPDGRKVSSFAVITTEPNPLMAGIHDRMPVILRPEDEPLWLDRQVQDPALLKPLLVPYPAAEMDAYEVDKRVGSPANDDAACLERITG from the coding sequence ATGTGCGGAAGATACACGATCACCATTACGCTGGAAGAACTGATGATGCGGTATTTCGCGGATTTGCCGGCGACTCCGTTCGAGCTGCCACGCTTTAACGTGGCGCCGACCCAGATGGTGCCCGCCGTGGTCCATGACGGAGAGCGCAACCGGCTGGGCTTGCTCAAATGGGGCCTGATTCCCCCTTGGGCGGAAGAAGAGAAAATCGGCAGCCGCATGATCAACGCCCGCGCCGAGACGCTGGAGGAGAAACCGGCTTACCGGAACGCTTTCCGCCGCAAAAGATGCCTCATCCCCGCTGACGGATTTTACGAGTGGAAAAGCGCTCCGGGCGGCGGCAAACGTCCCTACCGGATCGTCCTCCGGAGCGGCGGCGTCTTCAGCATGGCCGGCTTGTACGAGACGTGGACGGCGCCGGACGGCCGCAAGGTGAGCTCCTTCGCCGTCATCACGACGGAGCCGAATCCGCTGATGGCGGGCATCCACGACCGAATGCCGGTGATCCTGAGGCCCGAGGACGAGCCGCTGTGGCTCGACCGGCAAGTACAGGATCCCGCCCTGCTCAAGCCTTTGCTTGTCCCCTACCCGGCGGCGGAGATGGACGCCTACGAGGTGGACAAGCGCGTCGGCAGTCCCGCCAACGACGACGCCGCGTGCCTGGAGAGGATCACGGGCTGA
- a CDS encoding DNA polymerase IV, whose amino-acid sequence MATGKQRDRTIMLIDGQSFYASVEKAAHPEYRDKPVAVGDPERKSGIILAACPIAKGRGVTTAERVGEAIAKCPDLVVIRPRMQTYITVSLLITEIYESFTDLVEPYSIDEQFLDVTGSLLGRGDAESLAHQIQTKVLLSTGVWSRVGVGPTKILAKMATDNFAKKRSEGIFKLDDGNIETELWPLSVDKMFMVGSRMTRHFWRMGLRTIGDIARLELGEFKRKMRKEMGKQSDIQAEYYWQTARGIDPSPVVSSVRGALQSVSHGKALRARLYRKLADVEVVLLELVVEVCRRARRLGKQGRVVSVGAVETDGERMLSFGRQTTLPHATSLTHEVAAAARQLFVQHWRGMPISRLFISLTQLSDDDTYQLTLFEDRTTVYNLERATDSIKDRFGDAAIMRASSLLESGVARERAAQIGGHYR is encoded by the coding sequence ATGGCGACCGGTAAACAGCGAGATCGCACCATCATGTTGATCGACGGTCAATCGTTTTATGCGTCGGTCGAGAAAGCCGCTCACCCGGAATACCGGGATAAGCCGGTAGCCGTCGGGGATCCCGAGCGCAAGTCGGGCATCATTCTCGCGGCCTGCCCGATCGCGAAAGGCCGCGGCGTCACGACGGCCGAACGCGTGGGGGAAGCCATCGCCAAGTGTCCGGATCTCGTGGTCATACGCCCCCGGATGCAGACCTACATCACCGTTTCCCTGCTCATCACGGAAATATACGAATCGTTCACGGACCTGGTGGAGCCCTACTCGATCGACGAACAATTTCTCGACGTGACGGGTTCCCTGCTCGGCAGGGGAGACGCGGAATCCCTCGCGCATCAGATCCAGACGAAGGTGCTTTTGTCCACCGGCGTGTGGTCGCGGGTCGGCGTGGGACCGACGAAAATACTCGCCAAAATGGCGACGGACAACTTCGCGAAGAAGCGTTCGGAGGGCATCTTTAAGCTTGATGACGGCAATATCGAGACCGAACTCTGGCCGCTGTCCGTCGACAAAATGTTCATGGTGGGCTCCAGAATGACCCGTCATTTTTGGCGGATGGGCTTGCGGACGATCGGCGACATCGCCCGGCTCGAGCTCGGCGAATTTAAGCGGAAAATGCGGAAGGAAATGGGCAAACAATCGGATATCCAAGCCGAATACTACTGGCAGACGGCGCGGGGCATCGATCCCAGTCCGGTGGTGTCCTCGGTTCGCGGCGCTTTGCAATCCGTCAGCCACGGCAAAGCGCTGCGCGCCCGCCTTTATCGCAAATTGGCCGACGTCGAGGTGGTGCTCCTTGAGCTCGTCGTCGAAGTCTGCCGCCGGGCGCGCCGCCTGGGCAAGCAAGGCCGGGTCGTGTCGGTCGGCGCCGTGGAAACCGACGGGGAGCGGATGCTCTCGTTCGGGCGGCAAACGACGCTGCCGCATGCGACGTCGCTCACCCACGAGGTGGCCGCCGCCGCGCGTCAATTGTTCGTGCAGCATTGGCGGGGGATGCCGATCAGCCGCCTTTTCATTTCGCTCACGCAACTTTCCGATGACGACACGTATCAGCTCACGCTGTTCGAGGACCGGACGACGGTGTACAACCTGGAACGGGCCACGGATTCGATCAAGGATCGATTCGGCGATGCCGCCATCATGCGTGCGTCTTCCTTGCTGGAGTCGGGCGTAGCCCGCGAGAGAGCAGCCCAGATCGGAGGTCATTATCGGTGA
- a CDS encoding FAD-dependent oxidoreductase, translated as MDEQKTGLPQYPESFWLASAEIPSSGKLTADLSVDVAVVGGGITGITLAYLLAKEGQKVALLEAGRILTGTTGHTTAKVTAQHDLIYDEFIHHVGEEKARLYYDANRQAMDFIRSTVRELDISCDWAEEDAYVYTASEQNVAKIDKEWKAYEKLGIPGKRVNGIPLPIPGVLAAVAMTGQARFHPTAYLSRLVREFVGLGGQLFEETMAKTVEHGSPYSQVVTEDGHRVTCRNVASCTHFPFYGAGGFYFARMYSERSYALGVKRTQDYPGGVYLSADTPPRSIRTVSYGGEDLLVIGGERHKTGQGICTFQHYEALEKFAQETFGPAEIRYRWSAQDLTTLDKIPYVGRPVASERNAFIATGYRKWGMTGGTAAALLLKDLILGIRSPYEELYTPSRFHADPSVKEFLSLNADVAKHLIAGKLEWVRRDPEDLGNDEGAAVHVNGKRAGAYREPGGALHVLDTTCTHMGCEVEWNDGERTWDCPCHGSRFSFRGEVLEGPAKKPLKVIR; from the coding sequence ATGGATGAACAAAAAACGGGGCTGCCCCAATACCCCGAGTCGTTCTGGCTGGCTTCGGCCGAAATTCCCTCTTCGGGCAAGCTCACGGCCGATCTGTCGGTCGACGTCGCCGTTGTCGGAGGCGGAATCACCGGCATTACGCTCGCTTATTTGCTGGCCAAGGAAGGACAAAAGGTCGCGCTGCTCGAGGCGGGACGCATCCTGACCGGCACGACCGGCCATACGACCGCCAAAGTCACCGCCCAGCACGATTTGATCTACGACGAGTTCATACACCACGTCGGCGAAGAGAAGGCGCGGCTGTATTACGACGCGAACCGGCAGGCGATGGACTTCATCCGTTCAACCGTGCGGGAGCTGGACATCTCGTGCGATTGGGCGGAGGAAGACGCTTATGTATACACGGCGAGCGAGCAGAACGTCGCCAAAATCGACAAAGAATGGAAAGCGTACGAGAAGCTCGGCATTCCCGGAAAACGCGTGAACGGGATCCCGCTGCCCATTCCGGGCGTTCTGGCCGCGGTCGCGATGACCGGGCAGGCGCGGTTTCACCCGACCGCCTATTTGTCGCGCCTCGTACGGGAGTTCGTCGGGCTCGGAGGGCAATTGTTCGAGGAAACGATGGCGAAAACCGTGGAGCACGGCTCGCCCTACAGCCAAGTCGTGACGGAGGACGGCCATCGGGTGACCTGCCGCAACGTCGCTTCCTGCACGCATTTTCCGTTTTACGGCGCGGGCGGCTTCTACTTCGCGCGGATGTACTCGGAACGCTCTTACGCGCTGGGCGTCAAGCGGACGCAGGACTATCCGGGCGGCGTCTACCTCAGCGCGGACACCCCGCCCCGCTCCATACGGACGGTCTCTTACGGCGGGGAGGACCTGCTCGTCATCGGGGGAGAACGCCACAAGACCGGGCAAGGCATCTGTACCTTCCAGCATTACGAGGCGCTGGAGAAGTTCGCCCAAGAGACGTTCGGCCCCGCGGAAATCCGTTACCGCTGGTCGGCGCAGGACCTGACGACGCTGGATAAAATCCCGTACGTCGGCCGCCCCGTGGCGAGCGAGCGCAATGCCTTCATCGCGACGGGTTACCGCAAATGGGGCATGACGGGCGGCACGGCCGCCGCCCTGCTGCTCAAGGACTTGATTCTCGGCATCCGCAGCCCGTATGAGGAGCTGTATACGCCTTCCCGCTTCCATGCCGATCCCAGCGTGAAGGAGTTCCTGAGCCTGAACGCGGACGTGGCGAAACACCTGATCGCAGGCAAGTTGGAGTGGGTCCGCCGCGATCCGGAGGATCTCGGGAACGACGAAGGCGCCGCGGTTCACGTGAACGGCAAGCGGGCCGGCGCCTACCGGGAGCCCGGCGGCGCGCTCCACGTGCTGGACACGACCTGCACGCACATGGGCTGCGAGGTCGAATGGAACGACGGCGAACGGACGTGGGACTGCCCGTGCCACGGCTCGCGGTTCTCCTTCCGCGGCGAGGTGCTGGAAGGGCCGGCGAAAAAGCCGCTGAAGGTCATCCGGTAG
- a CDS encoding ABC transporter substrate-binding protein: MKARLKGWKMAGAGVLAGLMLLTGCGDKANNGGASSSPSASPSASPAASQSASPSASPEAGKPLTEVKVVLDWTPNTNHTGLYVARDQGFWEKRGLKVDIVQPPETGASQMVASGAAEFGVGYQEDLTLGRENGVPLVSLAAIIQHNTSGFASPVAKNIKTPKDFAGKTYGGWGSPVEQAVIETLMKEQGADPSKVKIVNIGEADYFTAVKRDIDFAWIYYAWTGVEAETRKENLNMIWMKDYDKRLDYYTPLLMTSEKMIQDKPDIVRAFVEGAAEGYQYAIDHPDEAADVLIKAVPELNADLVRASQKWLSPRYKDDAPRWGEQKKEVWEGYADWMISHGIMKKKLDFDTMFTNEFLPK, encoded by the coding sequence ATGAAAGCAAGGTTGAAAGGTTGGAAAATGGCGGGCGCGGGGGTGCTCGCGGGACTGATGCTCCTGACGGGTTGCGGAGACAAAGCGAACAACGGGGGAGCCTCGTCTTCTCCGTCGGCTTCGCCTTCCGCATCGCCGGCCGCGTCGCAGTCGGCTTCGCCGTCGGCGTCGCCGGAAGCGGGCAAGCCGCTTACGGAAGTGAAGGTCGTCCTCGACTGGACGCCGAACACGAACCACACCGGGCTGTATGTCGCGCGGGACCAAGGCTTCTGGGAGAAACGCGGCCTCAAGGTCGACATCGTGCAGCCGCCGGAAACCGGCGCGAGCCAGATGGTGGCCAGCGGCGCGGCGGAATTCGGCGTCGGCTACCAGGAAGACCTGACGCTCGGCCGCGAGAACGGCGTTCCGCTCGTCTCGCTGGCGGCGATCATCCAGCATAACACGTCCGGCTTTGCGTCGCCGGTCGCCAAGAACATCAAGACGCCGAAAGATTTTGCGGGCAAAACGTACGGCGGCTGGGGCTCCCCGGTCGAGCAGGCCGTCATCGAGACGCTCATGAAGGAGCAGGGCGCGGATCCGTCCAAAGTGAAAATCGTCAACATCGGCGAGGCGGACTACTTCACGGCGGTCAAACGCGACATCGATTTCGCCTGGATCTATTACGCCTGGACGGGCGTGGAGGCCGAAACCCGCAAAGAGAACCTGAACATGATCTGGATGAAGGATTACGACAAGCGTTTGGACTACTACACGCCTCTTTTGATGACGAGTGAGAAAATGATCCAGGATAAGCCGGACATCGTCCGGGCGTTCGTGGAAGGAGCGGCCGAAGGTTACCAATACGCCATCGACCATCCGGACGAAGCCGCCGACGTGCTGATCAAGGCGGTGCCGGAATTGAACGCCGACCTCGTGCGCGCCAGCCAGAAGTGGCTCAGCCCCCGCTACAAGGACGACGCTCCGCGCTGGGGCGAACAGAAGAAGGAAGTGTGGGAAGGCTACGCCGACTGGATGATCAGCCACGGCATCATGAAGAAGAAACTCGATTTCGACACCATGTTCACGAACGAGTTCCTGCCGAAGTAA
- a CDS encoding thiamine-binding protein has translation MAQALLSVQILPKTKDGEDVIPYVDRAIAVIKESGVNYRVGPLETTMEGEFDELLAILKRMNDAMFEMGSPSVMSQVKLLVGGPNASMERLLEKYPDGK, from the coding sequence ATGGCCCAAGCGCTTCTCAGCGTGCAGATTCTGCCGAAAACGAAGGACGGGGAGGACGTCATCCCCTACGTGGACCGCGCGATCGCGGTCATCAAGGAGTCCGGCGTGAATTACCGCGTCGGACCGCTCGAGACGACGATGGAAGGCGAGTTCGACGAGCTGCTCGCCATCCTCAAGCGGATGAACGACGCCATGTTCGAGATGGGCAGCCCGTCGGTCATGTCCCAAGTGAAACTGCTGGTGGGCGGACCGAACGCTTCGATGGAACGGCTGCTGGAGAAATACCCCGATGGCAAATAA
- a CDS encoding ABC transporter permease, which translates to MANKAAWRRVWPPSAAFVIFVAIWQAACRYGKVDPWILPAPSAIAMRLKDDSGLLLGHLGATLRLAMSGLAIGVAAGVAVAVVLHVLPFVRSALSPFVIASQNVPLIALGPLLMIWFGFGLTPKLILLTLVCFFPVAWSMLAGLGRAEPHLREYLAMIGASRWDVLRRLELPASLPYLFSGLKITVTYSVTTAIVAEWLGASKGIGYYLVLKFKGYDTSAVFGAVICIVLLCLILYGMAALLERWVVQSRLHTRPVKGGDRP; encoded by the coding sequence ATGGCAAATAAAGCGGCGTGGCGGAGGGTGTGGCCCCCCTCCGCCGCTTTCGTTATTTTCGTGGCCATTTGGCAAGCGGCCTGCCGCTACGGGAAGGTCGATCCGTGGATCCTGCCGGCCCCCTCCGCGATCGCGATGCGGCTGAAGGACGACTCCGGCTTGCTGCTCGGGCATCTCGGCGCCACGCTTCGACTCGCGATGTCCGGACTTGCGATCGGCGTCGCGGCCGGCGTGGCCGTGGCGGTCGTCCTGCACGTGCTGCCGTTCGTGCGCTCGGCCTTGTCGCCGTTCGTCATCGCGTCCCAGAACGTCCCGCTCATCGCGCTCGGCCCGCTGCTCATGATCTGGTTCGGCTTCGGCCTGACGCCGAAGTTGATCCTGCTTACGCTTGTCTGCTTCTTTCCGGTCGCCTGGTCGATGCTGGCCGGACTCGGCAGGGCGGAACCGCACCTGCGCGAATATTTGGCCATGATCGGGGCGTCCCGCTGGGACGTGCTGCGGCGGCTCGAGCTGCCCGCTTCGCTGCCGTATTTGTTCTCCGGCCTGAAAATCACCGTCACCTACAGCGTCACGACCGCGATCGTCGCCGAATGGCTCGGGGCCAGCAAAGGCATCGGCTATTATCTTGTCTTGAAATTCAAAGGCTACGACACCTCGGCCGTGTTCGGCGCGGTCATCTGCATCGTGTTGCTCTGCCTGATCCTATACGGAATGGCGGCGCTCCTGGAGCGCTGGGTCGTGCAAAGCCGTCTCCACACGCGGCCGGTGAAGGGAGGGGATCGGCCATGA
- a CDS encoding ABC transporter ATP-binding protein, which produces MTSPGEKYQLELTGVSKSYSRNGRPFPVLDGVSIRVREGEFVTLLGPSGSGKSTLFRLVGGIELPDRGSIAIGGRDAAGTPGLISYMPQQASLFPWMTVTDNVVSALEIAGVKREEARSSAAEWLGRIGLSGVAREYPGVLSGGMQQRVSFLRALLMPRDLMCLDEPFAALDALTRTDMQHWLLQLWETQRRSVLFVTHSIEEALTLSDRIYVLSPAPARVIREIEVPFGRPRRSDVWTDPAFTELKREILNLLGKGGADAHAL; this is translated from the coding sequence ATGACGAGTCCAGGCGAAAAATATCAACTGGAGTTGACCGGCGTTTCCAAAAGCTATTCCCGGAACGGCCGGCCCTTCCCCGTATTGGACGGCGTTTCGATCCGCGTTCGCGAAGGGGAATTCGTGACGCTTCTCGGCCCTTCGGGCAGCGGCAAGTCGACGCTGTTCCGGCTGGTCGGCGGCATCGAGCTGCCGGACCGGGGCAGCATCGCCATCGGCGGCCGGGACGCGGCGGGAACGCCGGGGCTCATCAGCTACATGCCGCAGCAAGCCTCGCTGTTCCCGTGGATGACGGTGACGGACAACGTCGTCTCCGCGCTGGAAATCGCGGGCGTCAAACGTGAAGAGGCCCGTTCGTCCGCGGCGGAATGGCTCGGGCGGATCGGCCTCTCCGGCGTGGCGCGGGAATATCCCGGCGTACTGTCGGGCGGCATGCAGCAGCGGGTGTCCTTCCTGCGCGCGCTCCTGATGCCGCGCGATCTGATGTGTTTGGATGAGCCCTTCGCCGCGCTCGACGCGCTGACGCGCACCGACATGCAGCATTGGCTGCTGCAGCTGTGGGAGACGCAGCGGCGCTCGGTGCTGTTCGTGACTCACAGCATCGAGGAGGCGCTCACGCTGTCCGACCGGATCTACGTGCTGTCGCCGGCGCCCGCCCGGGTCATCCGCGAGATCGAAGTCCCGTTCGGCCGGCCGCGCCGGTCCGACGTCTGGACCGACCCGGCTTTCACGGAACTGAAGCGGGAAATCCTGAATCTGCTCGGGAAAGGGGGCGCGGACGCCCATGCCTTATGA
- a CDS encoding TatD family hydrolase: MPYDAHIHLDHYAPAQLDEMLRASFASGVDGVVAVSMGLASCEANRALARRYPGRVLPAYGRHPEQPPLAEDELEALCAWIAALPGDEAFAIGEVGLPYFNRTAAESSGLSFDSAPYFRQLERFAALAAELDRPIVLHAVQEDTEAVIDLLERFGVRKAHFHWWKGSAQAVSRLIAGGYYVSVTPEVRYDEETRALARIYPLERLLVETDGPWPFEGPYAGMRTEPWMVLDSIREIAALRGLDEEDVRAALDANTRSCYAIGGQG; this comes from the coding sequence ATGCCTTATGACGCGCATATCCACTTGGACCACTATGCGCCGGCGCAGCTGGACGAAATGCTCCGCGCTTCGTTCGCGTCCGGCGTGGACGGCGTGGTCGCCGTCTCGATGGGCCTCGCTTCCTGCGAAGCGAACCGCGCGCTGGCGCGGCGGTATCCCGGCCGGGTGCTTCCCGCTTACGGCCGGCACCCGGAGCAGCCCCCGCTGGCGGAAGACGAGCTTGAGGCCCTGTGCGCCTGGATCGCGGCGCTTCCCGGGGACGAGGCGTTCGCCATCGGGGAGGTGGGCTTGCCGTACTTCAATCGAACGGCGGCCGAATCTTCGGGGCTTTCCTTCGACTCCGCGCCGTACTTCCGCCAGCTGGAACGGTTCGCAGCCTTGGCCGCCGAGCTGGACCGCCCGATCGTGCTTCACGCCGTCCAAGAGGATACGGAAGCGGTGATCGACCTGCTGGAGCGATTCGGCGTCCGCAAAGCCCACTTCCATTGGTGGAAGGGAAGCGCGCAGGCCGTGAGCCGGCTTATCGCGGGCGGTTACTACGTTTCCGTGACTCCCGAGGTCCGATACGACGAGGAAACGCGCGCGCTGGCCCGTATTTACCCGCTGGAACGGCTGCTCGTGGAAACGGACGGCCCGTGGCCGTTCGAAGGCCCTTATGCCGGGATGCGGACCGAGCCGTGGATGGTGCTCGATTCGATCCGCGAAATCGCCGCGTTGCGAGGGCTGGACGAGGAAGACGTCCGTGCGGCGCTCGATGCCAACACCCGGAGCTGCTACGCGATCGGCGGGCAGGGGTGA
- a CDS encoding Gfo/Idh/MocA family protein, giving the protein MKHRIVVAGCGGMSNVWLDDAAERANAEIVGLVDIHEATARAMAEKRGLQVPIFTDLTEAIRRTEASLVFDVTVPASHKQVVTTAMRLGCDVFGEKPMAESMADAEEIVRTAEASGKRYSVMQNRRYLRHIRPLRDFVAAGGLGTVGTVHSDFFIGAHFGGFRDAMDSPLIVDMAIHTFDQARFMTGADPVSVYCHEFNPAGSWYRGNASAVCIFEMSDGSVYTYRGSWCSEGFNTSWEADWRIIGDKGTAKWDGTAPAAAEVLDETQPGGFHRPVKAAELPEPWTGREGHRGCLDEMFAALEEGRPAETDCRDNIRSAAMVFGAVESARTGRKVSLA; this is encoded by the coding sequence ATGAAGCATCGGATCGTCGTGGCGGGCTGCGGGGGCATGTCCAACGTCTGGCTGGACGACGCGGCGGAACGCGCGAATGCGGAGATCGTCGGCCTGGTCGACATTCACGAGGCGACCGCCCGGGCCATGGCGGAGAAACGCGGGCTGCAGGTGCCTATTTTCACGGATTTAACGGAAGCGATCCGGCGGACCGAAGCGAGTCTCGTGTTCGACGTCACCGTTCCCGCGAGCCATAAGCAGGTGGTGACGACCGCGATGCGCCTTGGCTGCGACGTATTCGGAGAGAAGCCGATGGCGGAATCGATGGCCGACGCGGAAGAGATCGTCCGGACGGCGGAAGCCTCCGGCAAACGGTATTCCGTCATGCAGAACCGCCGGTATTTGCGCCACATCCGGCCGCTTCGCGACTTTGTGGCCGCAGGCGGGCTCGGCACGGTAGGGACGGTGCATTCCGATTTCTTCATCGGCGCCCATTTCGGAGGCTTCCGCGACGCGATGGACAGCCCGCTGATCGTCGACATGGCCATCCATACGTTCGACCAAGCGCGCTTCATGACCGGGGCGGACCCGGTGTCGGTCTATTGCCATGAATTCAACCCCGCCGGTTCCTGGTACCGCGGGAACGCTTCGGCCGTCTGCATTTTCGAAATGAGCGACGGCTCCGTCTATACCTACCGGGGCTCCTGGTGCAGCGAAGGCTTCAACACCTCGTGGGAGGCGGATTGGCGAATCATCGGGGATAAAGGAACCGCCAAATGGGACGGCACCGCGCCGGCGGCCGCGGAAGTGCTGGACGAAACGCAGCCCGGCGGCTTCCACCGTCCCGTGAAGGCGGCCGAACTGCCGGAGCCGTGGACGGGCCGGGAAGGCCACCGCGGCTGCCTGGACGAAATGTTCGCGGCGCTCGAGGAAGGACGGCCCGCCGAGACGGATTGCCGCGACAACATCCGTAGCGCCGCGATGGTGTTCGGCGCCGTGGAGAGCGCCAGAACGGGCCGGAAGGTCTCGCTCGCTTAA
- a CDS encoding protein-glutamine gamma-glutamyltransferase codes for MITVSGVQAPADTSSWSPVASKIYERKKNSPVTYRYSSLQQLRFEFELRAAIVAAAKDLSSSGMRFSSFKRARCNERVWRLTKEGGFRIRNDVTPAAGIRDIYENGRLYATECATATVIVVYKGILDSIRETDFNFLFSGLLLYDWHVDQDLQLTKQPGIEEAYLGDLLYFDNPDYSPETPQWRGENVVKLDDDLYYGHPFGILPERAIVAGLNRFRRPGSEKSAYLMDEIVQPGYSYLSQFASNAPRVAIARIGGRVLVH; via the coding sequence ATGATTACGGTTTCCGGCGTTCAAGCGCCCGCGGATACCTCCTCATGGTCTCCCGTTGCCTCGAAAATCTACGAACGCAAAAAAAACAGTCCGGTCACGTATCGTTATTCGTCCCTGCAGCAGCTGCGCTTCGAATTCGAGCTGAGAGCGGCCATCGTCGCCGCGGCCAAAGATTTGAGCTCCAGCGGCATGCGGTTTTCCAGCTTCAAGCGCGCCAGGTGCAATGAGCGGGTGTGGAGATTGACCAAAGAGGGCGGCTTCCGCATCCGGAATGACGTCACGCCGGCCGCGGGAATCCGGGATATTTACGAGAACGGCAGGCTTTACGCGACCGAATGCGCGACGGCCACCGTCATCGTCGTGTACAAGGGGATTCTCGATTCCATCCGCGAGACCGACTTCAATTTTCTTTTCTCCGGCTTGCTGTTGTACGACTGGCACGTCGATCAGGACTTGCAGTTGACCAAACAACCGGGCATCGAGGAGGCTTATCTGGGAGATCTTCTTTATTTCGACAACCCCGATTATTCTCCAGAAACGCCGCAGTGGCGAGGCGAGAACGTGGTAAAACTGGACGATGACCTCTACTACGGGCATCCTTTCGGCATCTTGCCGGAGCGGGCCATCGTCGCGGGTTTAAACCGGTTCCGACGGCCCGGCAGCGAGAAATCCGCTTACCTCATGGACGAAATCGTCCAGCCCGGGTACTCGTACCTCTCGCAATTTGCGTCGAATGCCCCGCGGGTCGCCATCGCGAGAATCGGAGGCCGAGTGCTCGTCCACTAG
- the yjcZ gene encoding sporulation protein YjcZ has protein sequence MGFSCAGFGGGAAFVLVLFILLVIILSAGWVI, from the coding sequence ATGGGCTTCTCTTGTGCCGGGTTTGGCGGCGGAGCCGCATTTGTGCTGGTGCTCTTCATTCTGTTGGTGATCATCCTTTCCGCAGGTTGGGTTATCTAA
- the rsmD gene encoding 16S rRNA (guanine(966)-N(2))-methyltransferase RsmD, translating to MRVISGQAKGRPLKAVPGNTTRPTTDKVKEALFSMIGPYFDGERVLDLFAGTGGLGIEALSRGAGSAVFVDANPRAVEIVRRNLDAAKVADKAEVYRNDASKAVKLLERKGIPFDLIFLDPPYAMENCDSLLAELEERGLTAEDAIAVIEHDTAVSYPDRIGRFERTRLAAYGDTAISIYRSRDGSPSEETAPDFPEGGTES from the coding sequence GTGAGGGTCATATCGGGACAAGCCAAGGGGCGGCCGCTGAAAGCCGTTCCCGGCAACACGACGCGTCCGACGACCGATAAGGTGAAAGAAGCTTTGTTCAGCATGATCGGTCCTTATTTCGACGGGGAGCGCGTGCTGGACCTGTTCGCGGGCACGGGCGGACTCGGCATTGAAGCGCTGAGCCGCGGAGCGGGAAGCGCCGTCTTCGTGGATGCGAACCCCCGCGCCGTCGAGATCGTCCGCCGCAACCTGGACGCGGCGAAAGTGGCGGATAAGGCGGAGGTTTACCGCAACGACGCGTCGAAAGCGGTGAAGCTTCTCGAGCGCAAGGGAATCCCGTTCGACTTGATCTTCCTCGATCCCCCTTATGCGATGGAGAACTGCGATTCGCTGCTCGCCGAGCTGGAGGAGCGCGGCTTAACCGCGGAAGACGCGATTGCGGTGATCGAGCACGATACGGCCGTAAGCTACCCGGACCGCATCGGCCGCTTCGAAAGGACCCGTCTCGCCGCTTACGGAGATACGGCGATATCCATTTATCGCAGCCGGGACGGCTCGCCGTCGGAAGAGACGGCGCCGGACTTCCCGGAAGGAGGAACCGAATCATGA
- the coaD gene encoding pantetheine-phosphate adenylyltransferase, giving the protein MNQHHARGEGENRVAVYPGSFDPVTFGHLDIIRRAAKQFDRLIVSVLNNTTKSPLFSVEERVELLREVTKDLPNVEVDSFRDLLVRYMRNKQAQIIIRGIRSVTDFEYELQMASTNRQLDEGIETIFMMTNPKYSYLSSSIVKEIAKFHGAVQDLVPPAVEAALRNKYVPNRQP; this is encoded by the coding sequence ATGAATCAACACCATGCCCGGGGAGAGGGCGAGAACCGCGTGGCCGTGTACCCCGGAAGCTTCGACCCCGTCACGTTCGGACATCTGGACATCATCCGCCGGGCGGCCAAGCAGTTCGACCGCTTGATCGTGTCCGTGCTCAACAACACGACGAAAAGCCCTCTCTTCAGCGTCGAAGAAAGGGTGGAGCTGCTGCGCGAAGTCACGAAGGACCTGCCCAACGTGGAAGTGGACAGCTTCCGGGATTTGCTCGTCCGGTATATGCGGAACAAGCAAGCGCAGATCATCATCCGGGGGATCCGTTCCGTCACGGATTTCGAATACGAGCTTCAGATGGCGTCCACGAACCGTCAGCTGGACGAAGGCATCGAAACGATCTTCATGATGACGAATCCGAAATATTCCTATCTCAGCTCCAGCATCGTCAAGGAGATCGCCAAGTTCCACGGAGCGGTGCAGGATTTGGTGCCGCCCGCCGTCGAAGCCGCGCTCCGGAACAAATACGTGCCGAACCGTCAGCCGTGA